From the genome of Micromonospora lupini:
GACACCCTCGAGCCCTGGTACGACCGGGTGGCCGAGGCGCTGCCGGTGACCCAGCAGACCTGGGACCGGGTCCCGTACGCCGGTGGCCTGTTCGCCGCCGCCTGCCACCACGCCGGTCGTACCGCCAACCCGGCGCCGTCGGCAATCGACGTGGACATGTGTACGAACTGCAACTGGATGATGGCCGGGTGCCGCTTCGACGCCAAGCGGTCGCTGCTGCTCAACTACCTGCCGGCCGCCCTGGCGCACGGCGCCGAGATCCGGCCGCTGCACGAGGTGCAGCACCTGGTCCGTAACGCCGACGGCAGCTACCGGGTCCACTATCGGGTGGTCGACGAGGAGGACTACCGGATCCTGCACGGCGAGGGGACGATCGACGCGAAGATCGTCGTACTCGCCGCGGGCGCGGGCGCCACACCTGTGATCCTGCAACGGTCGGAGCCCCATCTGGGCCGGATGCCGCACGCGGTCGGGCGGTACTTCTCCGGCAACGGCGAGCGCCTCAACACGGCAGTGTTCGACGAGGATCGGGTCCGCGAGGTGCTGAAGCTGTCCCGGCCCGACGGGCGGGCCTACGAGGCGTACCAGATCGGGCGGGGCCCGACGGTCGCCAGCTGGGACCGGCTCGACGGCGCCCTGCCCGAGTTCGAGCGCTACTCGCTCGAACAGCTCTACTTCCCGCCCGCGCTGGGCACGATCCTGGCGCAGGTGCCCGACGCGAGCCCCAGCTGGTTCGGCCGGGAGAAGAAGGAGATGCTGCGCCGCTGGCAGTCGTGGCTGACGATCTTCACCATGTCGGAGGACGACAACGAGGGCGTCTTCGGGCCGCCGCCGGAGACCGGCAACGCCCACCGCTTCTCCCAGCAGATGCTGGGCCACGGCCCGCTGCGGTACCGGCCCACGGAGAACACCCGGCGCGGTTGGTCGCTTGCCGACGCCGACGTCAAGGACATCCTTGAGCGCGACGGGCTGTCCCGCGTGATGCCGTGGACGAATGACCTGGTGGGCGCCTACACCGTGCATCCCCTCGCCTCGTGCCGCATCGGCGACGACCCGGCGACCTCGGCCCTGGACGACCGCCACGAGCTGCGCGGGCACCCGGGCATCTTCGTGACCGACGGATCGGCGGTGCCCGGCGCGTTGACCGTCAACCCGGCCTCGACGATCGCCGCCCTCGCCGAACGGGCCATGCCGGGCATCGTGCGGGCCGCGCGGGACCGGGGCGTCGCGGTGACCTACGGGGCGCCGTCGCCGGACGGCGAGACCGCGGGACGGCGTGCGGTCGCCCACCTACGGTCATGAGTCTCACGGTCGCCGGGCTCACCCGGCGGGCCACCTTCGCGCACCTGCGGCACGTCTCCCCGGTGCCTCCGGAGACCGCGCCGGTCCAGGTCCGCCAGGTGTACGAGCAGGTCGAACGCGACTTCGGCCTGCTCGCACCGCCCATCGCCCTGCACGCCGCCGCGCCGGAACTGCTCGCCGCGGCCTGGTGCATCCTGCGCGAGACCCTGCTCGTCTCGGGCACGACGAGCCGTCGCGAGCGCGAGGTGGTGGCGGCAGCGGTGTCGGCCGCCAACGACTGTCCCTACTGCGTGGACGTCCACCAGGCGGCCGTACGCGGGCTCGGGGGCCGACGTGCCTCGCCGCCGCCGCTACCGGCGGTCCTGTCGCCGGAGCTGATCGGCGTGGCAGTCGACTTCCACTACCTCAACCGCATGGTGAACGTCTTCCTGCGGGACTCGCCGCTGGCGGCGGTTCCCGCTCCCCTGCTCGGTGGCGCCCGCAGCGCCGCGGCGCGGGTGATGGGTCGGCTGGCCGGCCGGGAGGCGGTGGCCGGGCAGTCCCTGCCACTGCTGCCCGGAACGGCCGGCACGGTGCGGCGCCTGCCGGACGACCTCCGGTGGGCGGCGGAGCTGCCCCACGTGGCGGCGGCCATGACGGGAGCGGCGGCGGTGGTCGAGGACGCCGGGCAGCGGTCGGTGCCGCCCGCCGTGCGGCAGCTCGTGCGCGAGAGCCTGGTCGACGGCACCGTCGCCCCGGGCGACCTCGCGGGGGCCACGGACTGGCTCGACTCGCGGCTTGTCGGTCTGTCCTCGGCGGACCTGGCGACCGGGCGACTGGCGATGCTTGTCGCCTTCACCTCGTACCGGGTGCCCGACTCGGCGGTGGCCGCCGTCCGTGCCGAGGGCCACGACGACGCGGCGCTGCTCGGCCTGGCGGCCTGGGCCGCCCTGACGGCGGCGCGCCGGCACGGCGACGCGCTCGCCACGGCGTACGAAGCGAACTGTTGACCGACGAACGTCGGCCGGCCCCGACCGGAAACGGTCGGGGCCGGCCTCGCTGCGCGGTCAGACCTTCGGCACGTCGAACAGGGAGGGGAACTTCGCGATAAGCGCGAGGTCGCCCCGGGTACGCAGCCGGCCCTTCATCGTGAGCACGACCGGATGCGCGTTGCCGGTCACCACCAGCAGGAAATCGGCGCCGCCGATCGTCAACGTCAGATTCGGCTCCCGATCGGCGACGGGCGACACCCGGCACACCCCGTCCGCGATCTCCAGTTGGTAGCGGTCGACACCGCCGTCGGGCCGGTCACCGATCACCCAGTGGATGACCGCGTCGAGACCGGCCGCCCGGTCGGCCCGGAACACGTCCGGCATCCGCCGGAAGACCTCCCGCAGCAGGGCGTCCCGGCGTTCCCCACTCATCAGCGCGCGGACCTCCGGCAGCGGGGTGCGCTTGACGAGGATGGCGAGATCACGGGGCGCCAGCGCCGCCGGATCGGCGTTGTCTGTGGTCATCTCCAGGCTCCTTCGGTCGTCGTCTGTACGCGGGTCGGGACCTAGCTGTCGCTGATGCCGGCGGGCTGGGCGATCCGCTCGCGGATCACCCGCCGCCACTGCTCGTAGGCCGGCCCGTCGCCGTGCCCGTCGACCGCCGCGGCGTCGGCCAGTTCGGCGGCGGCCTCCGACGACAGGCCGGTCAGCGCCCGCACCGCCGTCTCGGTGTGCTCCGGGCAGTAGCCCGCCCACGTCCGCGCCTTGGCCGCGAAGACCGCGCCCTGGGCGAGGTGCCGGCCGTGCTCGCCGGCCAGCGCCCGCAACGACTCGAAGCCCGCGGTGTCGCACCCGCCGGCGAACGTCGCAGCCAGCCCCACACCGCTCCACAGGTCCGCGCGGCGCGGGGCCGCGAAGCCGTCGACGGTCGCCGCCACCGCCGCCGGGTCCGCCGCGTGCCGGAACCACAGCGCCCGGCCGACTCCCTGGTCGAACGCCCGCGGGAAGTAGTCGGCGTGCCCCTGCCAGGGGTACGACTGCGGCCTCCGCTGCCCGACGATCCAGGTCTTCTGGTCGAAGTACGCCTTGTCGAAGCCGTAGCCGTCGACGGCCAGCCAGCTCATCGTCGGGTGGTACGGGATCCCGGTGAGGTCCGGCAGCACCTTGCGCCACAACACGCGCGGCAGCCGGGCCATCGCGAAGCCGATGCCGATGCAGGCGAGGAAGTAGTGCGGGCGCCCCGGCCCTTCCAGCAGCTCACGGGTACGGGAGCCGCCTGCCGTGGCATCGAGCACCGTGTAGGCCATCGTCGCGCCCTCGTACGCGAAGCCACGGCGTTCCGGGTCCACGAGAGCGAGCCGGCGTTCCAGCTCGGCGACGCGCGGACCCTCGATCGCCCACTCGAAGCCGCAGACCACCGCCTGCGGAATCGCCTCCAGGTGCACAGTGGTCGCGGACGCCGTGACCGGGAATCCGAGCGCGGCGAAGGAGACCTGCTCCAGCGAAGGCGCGAGAACCATGCGGCGCATCGACCCGAACACTCTCGACATACCGGCCACCCTTCGTTCGGTGCCGCGGAGGCGGTCACCGCGGCGATTTCATCCTCGCCGGGTTCGGGGAGCCGCGCGTCTCCGAGCGTGCCCGGTCGGATCCCGGCCCTGCGCTGGGCTTTCGACGTGGAAGCGGACGGTCGGAGAGGGCACTTCGCAGTGGTGGCCGCAGGCGTGAAATCCCGCTCCGCGTCGACAGTGCGATCGGCGCGGAGCGGGATCATCGGCACCTGACGGGTGTCGCCGCCGGGTGGGGTCCACCCGGCGACGACACCCGGATCAGTTGGCCCGATCCGCGAACTGACCCGACTCCCGGCCGGGGCCGGCGGGGCCCCGATATGCCTGGGCGATCTCCAACCAGTGCGTGGCGATCTCCCCCTGGGCACGGACCGCGAGATCGTCGCGGTGTCGGCGGCGGGTGACCAGGAGACAGAAGTCCTCCGCGGGCCCGGTGACGCGCTCCGGCGAGTCTTCGGGGCCGAACTCCCACAGCGCGCCCGACGGGGCGGTGATCTCGAAGCGGAACTCGACGTCCGGGGTTTCGAGGCCGCGCGCCTGGTAACCGAAGTCCCAGGTTCGGACCGCGAAACCCACGATCTGGCCGATCCGGTCGGTGAACGTGCGCCGGACGCCGAGGGCGTCGGCGATGTCCTGGCCATGGGCGAAGAGTTCCATCATCCCGGCCATGGCCAGCACCGCCGCCGGCAGCGGGCGTACCAACCATGGGACGAGCTGGTTCATCGGCAGGGCGCCCAGCGATTTCTCGGCCCACGCCCGCTCGTCACGCCAGCGCCGCAACAACTCGGCGGGCTCCTCGGCGAGGTAGCCGGACAGTGCCGCGGTGACGTTGGCGTTGAAGTCGGCGCCCAGCCGTCCCGTCATGGCGACGAACTGTTCGGGGTCGGCTGCCGCCAGCCCGGCCATCCGGAAGGTGGCCGCCAGGTGGGCGATCTGGTGGGCGACGGTCCAGCCGGGCGCGGGGGTCGGCAACGCCCACGCGGCCACGTCGAGGTCGCCGACCAGACGGTCGAGATCGTCGCCGTCGGCGGCCAGATCGGCGATCACCCTGGGATGCTGTTGTTCGGTCACGGTTCTGCCTCTCAGTTCGATGGCGTCCGGACGGCTCGGTCAGTGCCGAGGGACGGTCGCGAGATCGACGGGAGCCGCCTGCCGGCGTCCGCCCAGCAGGGCGATGGCGATGACGAGCCCGACGGCTGTGAAGATCGCGCAGGTGATGAACGCGGGGCGGAAGCCCGCCGCCGGCGCGGCGTCGGTCGAGAAGGAGACGAGCACCGTCGACACGATGGCGATCCCCAGACCGCCGCCGATCTGCTGGGAGGCGGTGTTCATCCCCGACGCGAGGCCGAGATCGGTTTCGGCGACACCGGCGAGAGCGGCCGCCGAGGCCGCGACCGTGCCGAGTCCCAGGCCGGTGCCGAAGACGAACAGGCCAATGAACAGCCCGACGGACGACCCACCGGACGCCACGGCCTGCGCCAGCAGCAGGCTGCCGGCCCCGAGCAGGACGAGGCAGATCGCCGCCACCGGCCGGAAGCCGTACCGCGTGATGAACGACTGCCCGGCGTACGAGCCGACCAACGCCATCAGTGGCATGATCGACTGCCGGATGCCGGATTCCAGAGCGGTGTCCCCGAGCGGGCCCTGGGTGTACTGGGCGATGGTCACCGACATCCCGAAGGCACACATGATCATGGTGACCATGACCAGGTTGCCGCCGACAAGCGTCGGCGAGCGCAGCAGCCGCAGCGGCAGCAGGGGCTCGCTGGACCGCGCCTCGATGGCGACGAACACTCCGGCCAGCACGATCGCCGCGGCGGCGGTGCCCAGGGTCTGGACGCTGAGCCAGCCCTCCGACGGCGCGCTCACGAGGGCGTAGATCACGAGAACCAGCGCCGCGGTGCTCGTCACGGCGCCCGCGACATCGTACGTGCGCCTGGCGTTCAGGTCCCGGCTCTCGCGCAGCAGAACCGGGATGAGGGCCAGCATCAGAAGCGCCACCGGCACGTTGACGAAGAAGACGGCGGGCCAGCCGAAGCTGCTGGTGAGCCAGCCGCCGATGAGCAGACCCACTGTCGCGCCGACACCGGCGATGCCGGCCCAGCCGGCCAGGGCGAGATGCCGCTCGCGGCCCTCGGGGAACATGCTGGTGAGGATCGAGAGCGCGGTCGGCGCCATCAGGGCCGCCGAGAGGCCGTGCACGGCCCGGGCGGTGATTAGCACCTCACCGTTCCACGCGAAGCCCGAGGCCAGCGAGACCAGCAGGAACAGCACCGTGCCGACGAAGAACATCCGGCGACGCCCGAGCAGGTCGGCGGCTCGGCCACCGAGCAGCAGCAGGCCACCGAAGGTGACGAGGTTGGCGCTGAGCACCCACTGGGCCGCGCTGGGGGTCAACTGGAGCTCGGTGCCGATCGTCGGCAGCGCCAGGATGACGATCTGCGTGTCGAGAATGACCATGAAGTTCGCGGTGCACAGCAGGACGAGCGCCCACCATCGGCGCGAGTCCGGCGGCGCTACGGTGCCGGCGAGCTGAGCTGTGTCCATGTCGCTGTCCTTCGTCTCGATAGCTGGAGGGGTCAGCGCCGCGAGCGCAGCACGCGGGAGATGATTGCGGGGCGCATGAGCGCCTGCGGCGGATCGACCAGGCCCGCGGAGCGCAGGAAGGCAGTCGTCAGCACGCCGTCGTGGGCCGCTGCCGCCTGCAGGCGGGGGATGTAGACATTGCCCATCCGCACCTTCGCCGTCCGTCGGCCCACCACACCGGGGAAGCCGAGATCGGCTCCGGCTGACATGTCCCACGGCGCGTCGATGAGCCGAGACAGGTCGCGGAAGAAGGCCCGCGGCGTCGGCGGACCGGAACGCACGTGCTCGCCAAGCAATCGGGCGGACATCGCCGCCACCGTCATGCCCTGGCCGTAGACGGGATTGAAGACACACGCGGCGTCACCGAGGACGATCAGCCCATCCGGCGTCCGCGCCAGCCGATCGTAGCGCCGACGGATGCTCGCCGGGAACCGGAAAGAAGCCGCCTTCCCCATCGGCTCGGCGTCGCGGACCGCCTTGTAGATCTCCGGTACGGGCAGGGACTGCACGTACGCCAGGAATCCATCGTGGTCGGTCGGCGGCCGGTCGCCCAGGATGCCGGTAAGCGAGACGGCGTACCGGTCGGGCATCCGGGCGAAGATGGCGCCGCGCGGCTGCGCCGGGGTGGCGACCGGGAGCAGCGCGATGTCCTCGCCGATCGGGTCGAACGACAGCGGACCGTGAAAGTCCATAGTGGTGTACGTCAGGTCCATCTTGACCCGCTCCTCGGGCACCCGCTGGTAGCCCAGCTCCTCCAGCCAGAGCGGGGTCCGCGAGCCACGCCCTGTGGTGTCGACGACCAGATCGGCGTCGAGGACCTCCTCGGGTGCGCCCGGCGCACGCCCCTGCACGCGGACACCGGCTATCCGCTGCCGGTCCGGCGACGCGACCAGGCCCACGATGTCGGTGCGCTCCCGATAGGTGACGTTGCCGAGAGCCCGAACGCGGGCGCGTACACGCGATTCGAGCAGCGGGCGTCCACTGGCGACACACACCAATCCGGTCTCGGCCTTACGGATCATCTGGCCGTTGAAGTACCAACTGAGGCTGGTGCCGAAGTCGCCGATCGGCACCCCGCCGGCCACCAGCTCGTCGGTGAAACCCGGGAACAGCTCCTCCAGGATCTGCTGGCCGCGGGCGAGCAGAGCGTGGATGTGGTGACCCTGCGGTGCCGCCTGGCGGGGCTCGACCGGCCCGAAGAGGTCGTCGCGATCGACGACGGTGACCCTCTCGCAGGCCGGAGACAAGACCCGGGCCGCCAGTGATCCGGCGACGCTGCCGCCGAGGACCACCGCATGCTCAATCAGCGGAACGCCCATTATCGTCAGCCTCCTGGATTGGGACAAGAAATCAATTGTTGCCAGTTATGGTATCGACCGGAAGAGTCAATTCTTCTTCCAGAATGCTCTGTGCGAAAAGGGATTCCGCAAGTCTTTCCGGCCCATCTCCGCATCGCTAGCATGGTCTGCGGACGCCGCCGCGATGTCCCCTGTCGCGAGGAATAGCGTTCCGTTCCCTCATCGAGTGAGGATTGCCGCATGAAACCGTTCCGGATCGACATTCCGCAGGCCGACGTGGACGATCTGCGCCGCCGTCTCGCCGACACGCGCTGGCCTGCCGACTCGCCCACTGAGGACTGGAGCCGGGGCGTGCCGGCGAGCTACCTGCGCGAGCTGGTGGAGTACTGGCGAACCGGTTACGACTGGCGTGCCGCCGAGCGCCGGCTCAACTCCTTCTCGCAGTTCACCACCGAGGTCGGCGGCACCAACGTGCACTTCCTGCACGTCCGCTCCCCCGAGCCGGACGCCACCCCCGTGATCATCACGCACGGCTGGCCCGGTTCCTTCGCCGAGTTCGTCGACATCATCGGCCCGCTCACCGACCCGCGCGCACACGGTGGCGACCCGGCGACGGCCTGCCACCTGGTCATCCCCACCATTCCCGGCTTCGGGTTCTCCGGGGCGCCAAGCGGTCCGGGCTGGACCATGCCGCGGGTCGCCGCCGCCTGGGCGGAGCTGATGGCCGGCCTGGGCTACCAGCGGTACGTCGTCCAGGGCGGCGACTTCGGCGCCTGGATCAGCCTGGTGCTGGCGGGCCTCGACCACGAGCACGTCATCGGCGCGCACGTGAACTTCCTGCCGACGCCGCCCTCCGGCGACCCCGCCGACCTGGCCGGACTGACCGAGGTCGAGGGAGGCCGACTGGGACTGCTGATGAACTACGTCGACGACCAGTCCGGGTACATGAAGATCCAGGCCACCCGGCCGCAGACCCTGGCGTACGCCCTGAACGACTCGCCAGTGGGTCAGCTCGCCTGGATCGTCGAGAAGCTGCACGAGTGGAGCGACTCGACAAAGGTCCCCGAGGAGGCGATCGACCGTGACCGGATCCTCACCAACGTGATGCTGTACTGGCTGACCGGCGCCGGCGCGTCGTCGGCCCACTTCTACTACGACAACGCCGAGCTGCTACCCATCGCCAAGACTCCCCCACCGCCCCCGCCGCCCCTGCCGGTGCCCCTGGGCGTGGCGATCTTCCCCCGCGACCCCGGGCAGCCGGTCCGGCGCTTCGCCGAGCGCGGCTTCCCGAACATCGTGCAGTGGACCGAGTTCGAGCGGGGTGGCCACTTCGCCGCCATGGAGCAGCCCGACCTACTGGTCGGTGACCTGCGCTCGTTCATCGCGACCCTGCGGAGCTGAACCGCACGACGAGGGCCCCGGATGTCTCGGCATCCGGGGCCCTCGTCGTGCGGCTTGTCGGCAGGCGCTAGCGCGGAGGTGCGCGGCGGGGCGCTGGTCGGCGGACAAGCAGGATCGCCAGGACGACCACCGTGACGAGATTGATCAGGAGCAGTACCGCGCTGAGCCCGTCGACGCCGTGCTCGTGCTCGTGCCCGGCGTCCACGTCCGCGGCGCCGGACGCCCGCGTGCCGACGGCGAAGCGGATGACGCCGCTGGTCTGCCCGCCGGAGACGCCGATGACGTGGTAGACGACCGTGTACGTGCCGGTGGCGTCGATGCGCACGGGCACGCGCAGGATGTCGCCAGGCCCGGCGGTCACGGCACCGGAGTCCACCCGCCGCCCCGCGCTGTCGACGACCGAGAGGTGCGACAGCGCGGGGTCGGCGGCCGCCGACAGGGTCAGTCGTGCCTCGCCAGGTGCGGTCGTCAGGCTCTGCGCGTCGGCGGGCGAGCTGCCCATGAGGCGTACCGCCGGCGCGCGGCCGGTGACCGCGACGAGCCAACCCAGCGGCAGCAGGACCAGCACGGCGGCGATGAGCAGGCGGGTCCGACGAGACACGGTCAGGCCGGTACGACGCTGGGATGCGACTGCGTCTGCACGCAGTTGCAGTGCGTCTGCTCCAGCTCCCGATCGTTCGGGCGCAGGTGCAGATACATCCCGATGATCATCGGCAGGAACACCACCGAGTTGTAGAACAGGTGCAGTTCGACTCGCGGATAGATCAGTTGCAGGACGCTTGTCGGCACCGCCGCGCCGAAGAAGTTGCTGTGCAGTTGCGCCTGCAACAGCAGCAGGAAGTGCTCGATGTGGTGCCAGAACTGGATCACCAGGGCGACCGTCCACCAGGTCCGGGCCCGGCCGACGAAGCCGGGGCGGAGCAGGAACAGACCGACCAACATGACCAGGGCGTACCCGTAGTGCATCCATTCCGAGGTCACCAGCCACGGAAAGAACTGCCCGAGCACGCCCCGCGCCTGCGGGCGGGCCCAGCCGAGCACCCAGATCTGGTACGCCTGGACCAGGTGTTCGGCCCAGTGCGCGAGCGTGATTGCCAGGAAGCCACCGAGCGCTGCCCGGTGATAGGCGTGGTTGAGGGTGCGAA
Proteins encoded in this window:
- a CDS encoding GMC family oxidoreductase N-terminal domain-containing protein, producing MTTTESTDVLVIGSGFGGAIAAYHLAAGGAQVKVFERGPWLKADDFEHDFKLGASYTRVFDFVIGDGMSVLGGNCVGGGSVVYFATMPRAPRFVFERHGSIGRRMWPAAISRDTLEPWYDRVAEALPVTQQTWDRVPYAGGLFAAACHHAGRTANPAPSAIDVDMCTNCNWMMAGCRFDAKRSLLLNYLPAALAHGAEIRPLHEVQHLVRNADGSYRVHYRVVDEEDYRILHGEGTIDAKIVVLAAGAGATPVILQRSEPHLGRMPHAVGRYFSGNGERLNTAVFDEDRVREVLKLSRPDGRAYEAYQIGRGPTVASWDRLDGALPEFERYSLEQLYFPPALGTILAQVPDASPSWFGREKKEMLRRWQSWLTIFTMSEDDNEGVFGPPPETGNAHRFSQQMLGHGPLRYRPTENTRRGWSLADADVKDILERDGLSRVMPWTNDLVGAYTVHPLASCRIGDDPATSALDDRHELRGHPGIFVTDGSAVPGALTVNPASTIAALAERAMPGIVRAARDRGVAVTYGAPSPDGETAGRRAVAHLRS
- a CDS encoding carboxymuconolactone decarboxylase family protein; translation: MSLTVAGLTRRATFAHLRHVSPVPPETAPVQVRQVYEQVERDFGLLAPPIALHAAAPELLAAAWCILRETLLVSGTTSRREREVVAAAVSAANDCPYCVDVHQAAVRGLGGRRASPPPLPAVLSPELIGVAVDFHYLNRMVNVFLRDSPLAAVPAPLLGGARSAAARVMGRLAGREAVAGQSLPLLPGTAGTVRRLPDDLRWAAELPHVAAAMTGAAAVVEDAGQRSVPPAVRQLVRESLVDGTVAPGDLAGATDWLDSRLVGLSSADLATGRLAMLVAFTSYRVPDSAVAAVRAEGHDDAALLGLAAWAALTAARRHGDALATAYEANC
- a CDS encoding SCP2 sterol-binding domain-containing protein; translation: MTTDNADPAALAPRDLAILVKRTPLPEVRALMSGERRDALLREVFRRMPDVFRADRAAGLDAVIHWVIGDRPDGGVDRYQLEIADGVCRVSPVADREPNLTLTIGGADFLLVVTGNAHPVVLTMKGRLRTRGDLALIAKFPSLFDVPKV
- a CDS encoding DUF1702 family protein — its product is MSRVFGSMRRMVLAPSLEQVSFAALGFPVTASATTVHLEAIPQAVVCGFEWAIEGPRVAELERRLALVDPERRGFAYEGATMAYTVLDATAGGSRTRELLEGPGRPHYFLACIGIGFAMARLPRVLWRKVLPDLTGIPYHPTMSWLAVDGYGFDKAYFDQKTWIVGQRRPQSYPWQGHADYFPRAFDQGVGRALWFRHAADPAAVAATVDGFAAPRRADLWSGVGLAATFAGGCDTAGFESLRALAGEHGRHLAQGAVFAAKARTWAGYCPEHTETAVRALTGLSSEAAAELADAAAVDGHGDGPAYEQWRRVIRERIAQPAGISDS
- a CDS encoding TIGR03084 family metal-binding protein, encoding MTEQQHPRVIADLAADGDDLDRLVGDLDVAAWALPTPAPGWTVAHQIAHLAATFRMAGLAAADPEQFVAMTGRLGADFNANVTAALSGYLAEEPAELLRRWRDERAWAEKSLGALPMNQLVPWLVRPLPAAVLAMAGMMELFAHGQDIADALGVRRTFTDRIGQIVGFAVRTWDFGYQARGLETPDVEFRFEITAPSGALWEFGPEDSPERVTGPAEDFCLLVTRRRHRDDLAVRAQGEIATHWLEIAQAYRGPAGPGRESGQFADRAN
- a CDS encoding MFS transporter; this translates as MDTAQLAGTVAPPDSRRWWALVLLCTANFMVILDTQIVILALPTIGTELQLTPSAAQWVLSANLVTFGGLLLLGGRAADLLGRRRMFFVGTVLFLLVSLASGFAWNGEVLITARAVHGLSAALMAPTALSILTSMFPEGRERHLALAGWAGIAGVGATVGLLIGGWLTSSFGWPAVFFVNVPVALLMLALIPVLLRESRDLNARRTYDVAGAVTSTAALVLVIYALVSAPSEGWLSVQTLGTAAAAIVLAGVFVAIEARSSEPLLPLRLLRSPTLVGGNLVMVTMIMCAFGMSVTIAQYTQGPLGDTALESGIRQSIMPLMALVGSYAGQSFITRYGFRPVAAICLVLLGAGSLLLAQAVASGGSSVGLFIGLFVFGTGLGLGTVAASAAALAGVAETDLGLASGMNTASQQIGGGLGIAIVSTVLVSFSTDAAPAAGFRPAFITCAIFTAVGLVIAIALLGGRRQAAPVDLATVPRH
- a CDS encoding FAD-dependent oxidoreductase; protein product: MGVPLIEHAVVLGGSVAGSLAARVLSPACERVTVVDRDDLFGPVEPRQAAPQGHHIHALLARGQQILEELFPGFTDELVAGGVPIGDFGTSLSWYFNGQMIRKAETGLVCVASGRPLLESRVRARVRALGNVTYRERTDIVGLVASPDRQRIAGVRVQGRAPGAPEEVLDADLVVDTTGRGSRTPLWLEELGYQRVPEERVKMDLTYTTMDFHGPLSFDPIGEDIALLPVATPAQPRGAIFARMPDRYAVSLTGILGDRPPTDHDGFLAYVQSLPVPEIYKAVRDAEPMGKAASFRFPASIRRRYDRLARTPDGLIVLGDAACVFNPVYGQGMTVAAMSARLLGEHVRSGPPTPRAFFRDLSRLIDAPWDMSAGADLGFPGVVGRRTAKVRMGNVYIPRLQAAAAHDGVLTTAFLRSAGLVDPPQALMRPAIISRVLRSRR
- a CDS encoding epoxide hydrolase family protein gives rise to the protein MKPFRIDIPQADVDDLRRRLADTRWPADSPTEDWSRGVPASYLRELVEYWRTGYDWRAAERRLNSFSQFTTEVGGTNVHFLHVRSPEPDATPVIITHGWPGSFAEFVDIIGPLTDPRAHGGDPATACHLVIPTIPGFGFSGAPSGPGWTMPRVAAAWAELMAGLGYQRYVVQGGDFGAWISLVLAGLDHEHVIGAHVNFLPTPPSGDPADLAGLTEVEGGRLGLLMNYVDDQSGYMKIQATRPQTLAYALNDSPVGQLAWIVEKLHEWSDSTKVPEEAIDRDRILTNVMLYWLTGAGASSAHFYYDNAELLPIAKTPPPPPPPLPVPLGVAIFPRDPGQPVRRFAERGFPNIVQWTEFERGGHFAAMEQPDLLVGDLRSFIATLRS
- a CDS encoding copper resistance CopC family protein; translated protein: MSRRTRLLIAAVLVLLPLGWLVAVTGRAPAVRLMGSSPADAQSLTTAPGEARLTLSAAADPALSHLSVVDSAGRRVDSGAVTAGPGDILRVPVRIDATGTYTVVYHVIGVSGGQTSGVIRFAVGTRASGAADVDAGHEHEHGVDGLSAVLLLINLVTVVVLAILLVRRPAPRRAPPR